The following proteins are co-located in the Spirosoma montaniterrae genome:
- a CDS encoding DJ-1/PfpI family protein: MRNVAILLFNEIEVLDFAGPFEVFGVADRKADPKPFRVFTVAERGPIYARNGLSINPTYLLNDHPKADILIVPGGGGYHTDGTPYGSRREVDNPAVLNWIRRNAETAELVLSVCTGSLLLAKAGLLNGLSATTHYMALDSLAQLAPTTTVLPTERYVDNGKIITSAGISAGIDMSLYVVSRLLGKAVADETARYMQYVLTDRMID; encoded by the coding sequence ATGCGTAACGTTGCCATTCTCCTGTTCAACGAAATAGAGGTACTCGATTTTGCCGGGCCGTTTGAGGTCTTCGGCGTTGCTGACCGTAAGGCCGATCCGAAGCCGTTTCGCGTGTTTACGGTGGCCGAACGCGGCCCGATATATGCACGTAATGGCCTGAGCATCAACCCTACGTATCTGCTCAACGACCATCCCAAAGCCGACATTCTGATTGTACCGGGCGGTGGTGGCTACCATACAGATGGAACCCCTTACGGGTCGCGCCGGGAGGTTGATAACCCTGCCGTATTGAACTGGATTCGCCGAAACGCTGAAACAGCAGAACTGGTGCTGTCGGTCTGTACGGGTTCGCTATTGCTGGCGAAAGCCGGTCTGCTCAACGGGCTGTCGGCCACAACGCATTATATGGCTCTCGATAGTCTGGCTCAACTCGCGCCCACAACCACGGTGTTACCTACCGAACGATATGTCGATAACGGCAAAATCATCACGTCGGCGGGCATCTCAGCGGGCATCGACATGTCGTTATATGTCGTAAGCAGATTGTTGGGTAAGGCAGTAGCCGATGAAACGGCGCGGTATATGCAGTATGTGTTGACTGATAGAATGATTGACTGA
- the rpoN gene encoding RNA polymerase factor sigma-54 — protein MQKLSLSQSLQQKLSPQQIQFIKLLQIPTAELDTRIEEELEINPALEEGMDEEFDQKDDDSFDDEYDDDFKDRNEDLDIDTYLQNEDYGGYKMQGDGNYGDEDRDMPLATSSSLTDSLMQQFGYLNLTEQQRIIGLQLIGSIEADGYIRRSLQAIVNDLAFSQNVFTDSEEIEEVLHKIQTFDPPGIAARTLQECLLLQLRRKDQSEPYNVLAIRIIEDFFDEFSKKHYDKIQRRLNISDDSLKKVIDIIIKLNPKPGSVEGESDTAQYLTPDFILTNSNGKLELTLNSKNAPELRISRSFADMLDTYDKSSKQNKSLRETVSFVKQKLDAAKWFIDAIKQRQQTLLRTMNAIVQFQYDFFLTGDESKLRPMILKDIATLIDMDVSTVSRVANSKAVQTEFGIYPLKYFFSEGIATDSGEDVSSREVKNILKDLIDAEPKMNPLSDDKLEKILNDRGYNIARRTVAKYREQLNIPVARLRKQL, from the coding sequence ATGCAGAAATTAAGCCTTTCCCAGTCGCTGCAACAGAAGCTGTCTCCGCAACAGATTCAGTTCATCAAACTGTTGCAGATACCTACGGCTGAGCTGGATACGCGCATTGAGGAAGAACTGGAGATTAATCCCGCGCTGGAAGAAGGCATGGATGAAGAGTTCGATCAGAAAGACGATGATTCGTTCGATGATGAGTATGACGATGATTTCAAAGATCGAAACGAAGACCTCGATATTGATACGTATCTCCAGAACGAAGATTATGGCGGCTATAAAATGCAGGGCGATGGTAATTATGGCGACGAAGACCGCGATATGCCATTAGCCACAAGCTCGAGCCTGACCGACTCGCTTATGCAACAATTTGGCTACCTGAACCTAACTGAACAACAGCGTATTATTGGGCTGCAACTGATTGGCAGCATTGAAGCCGATGGCTACATCCGGCGGTCGTTGCAGGCCATTGTGAATGACCTGGCTTTCTCACAGAACGTATTCACCGACTCCGAAGAAATCGAAGAGGTTCTCCACAAAATACAGACCTTCGACCCGCCCGGCATTGCCGCCCGAACGCTTCAGGAGTGTTTGCTGCTCCAACTCCGGCGCAAAGATCAGTCAGAACCGTACAACGTACTGGCGATTCGGATTATCGAAGATTTCTTCGATGAATTTTCCAAAAAACACTACGATAAAATACAGCGTCGACTCAATATCAGCGACGATTCATTGAAAAAAGTCATCGATATCATTATCAAGCTAAACCCGAAGCCGGGTTCCGTAGAAGGTGAGTCGGACACGGCGCAGTACCTGACACCCGATTTTATCCTGACCAACAGCAATGGTAAGCTCGAACTGACGCTTAATTCCAAGAATGCGCCTGAACTGCGCATCAGCCGGTCGTTTGCCGATATGCTCGACACCTACGACAAAAGCAGCAAGCAGAACAAGTCGCTCCGCGAAACCGTCTCGTTTGTCAAGCAAAAATTAGATGCCGCCAAGTGGTTTATCGATGCTATCAAACAGCGGCAGCAAACACTGTTGCGGACTATGAATGCCATTGTACAGTTTCAATATGACTTCTTCCTGACTGGCGACGAATCGAAACTGCGGCCTATGATTCTGAAAGACATTGCTACGCTAATCGACATGGACGTTTCGACCGTGTCGCGGGTGGCGAATAGTAAGGCTGTTCAAACCGAATTTGGCATTTATCCGCTTAAATATTTTTTCTCGGAGGGTATTGCAACCGATTCAGGTGAAGATGTCAGCAGCCGCGAGGTAAAGAATATTCTTAAGGATTTGATCGATGCCGAGCCGAAAATGAACCCCCTCTCAGACGACAAACTTGAAAAAATCCTGAACGACCGGGGCTACAACATTGCCCGCCGAACTGTTGCCAAATACCGCGAACAATTAAATATTCCGGTGGCGCGGCTGCGAAAACAGCTTTAA
- a CDS encoding SDR family NAD(P)-dependent oxidoreductase — MPSLPFHKQTVLITGAGVGIGFAIAQALAQQGASVVLNDFDETLAQQAAERIREEGGICEACPGDASDVRFIEHMVEKAASQFGSVDIAIANAGVTVFGDVFTTTPDAFEKIVNLNLRGSFFLAQAAARHMRQQGRGGSVLFMSSVVGHQAHPGLPVYSMTKAGLEMLAKQLVIDLSPLGITVNAIAPGATRTERTLDDPNYVPIWSRITPMGRPATVEDIANAALFLVSPASRHITGQSLIVDGGWTSVGIPPV, encoded by the coding sequence ATGCCTTCTTTACCTTTCCATAAGCAAACCGTGCTGATTACAGGGGCGGGTGTCGGTATTGGTTTTGCCATTGCACAAGCTCTTGCTCAACAGGGTGCCAGCGTAGTATTGAACGATTTTGATGAAACGCTGGCTCAACAGGCCGCCGAACGGATTCGGGAGGAGGGAGGCATTTGCGAAGCCTGCCCCGGCGATGCGTCTGACGTTCGGTTTATCGAGCACATGGTTGAAAAAGCTGCGAGTCAGTTTGGCTCGGTCGATATTGCCATTGCCAATGCGGGCGTCACGGTGTTCGGCGACGTATTCACGACCACACCCGATGCGTTTGAGAAAATTGTGAATCTGAACCTGCGGGGTAGTTTTTTTCTGGCTCAGGCTGCTGCCCGGCATATGCGCCAGCAGGGTAGAGGTGGCAGCGTGCTGTTTATGTCGTCGGTAGTAGGGCATCAGGCGCATCCGGGTTTGCCCGTTTACAGCATGACTAAAGCTGGCCTGGAAATGCTTGCCAAACAATTGGTCATCGACCTGTCGCCACTCGGCATTACGGTCAACGCCATTGCGCCCGGTGCTACACGTACCGAACGGACGTTAGATGACCCGAACTACGTACCAATCTGGTCGCGCATCACGCCGATGGGTCGCCCTGCCACGGTCGAAGATATTGCCAACGCAGCTCTGTTTTTGGTTTCGCCCGCATCGCGACACATCACCGGCCAAAGCCTGATCGTTGATGGCGGCTGGACCAGCGTAGGCATACCCCCTGTGTGA
- the fbp gene encoding class 1 fructose-bisphosphatase, whose translation MTVQNTLNGAETAALGLPIGTTLDRFIKRQQSQYPSAVGDFSQLLRDIALASKIVNREINRAGLSGLLGTAGSTNIQGEMQQKLDLSAHIRFLRALNNGGEVAAIVSEEEPEIIHTDHPDGKYVVALDPLDGSSNFDTNVSVGTIFSVYRRITPIGTLPTEADFLQGGRRQVAAGYVLYGPSTMLVFTTGNGVNGFTYDPSLGEFMLSHPQLQCPSDGTVYSCNDGYLAQYDEAVQQYIDQCRERGYSARYIGAFVADFHRNLLKGGIYLYPGTLTQPAGKIRLLYEAFPMAWLAEQANGRAETGAGPVLNVRPDALHGRTPIFAGSAQLVADVVQLFTDSFALSTEQV comes from the coding sequence ATGACCGTCCAGAACACACTCAACGGAGCCGAAACAGCGGCTTTGGGATTACCCATTGGCACTACGCTCGACCGTTTTATTAAACGGCAGCAAAGCCAGTACCCATCGGCAGTGGGCGACTTTTCGCAACTGCTACGCGACATCGCGCTGGCGAGCAAGATCGTGAACCGCGAGATTAACCGGGCGGGCCTGTCGGGGTTGCTCGGTACGGCAGGCAGCACGAACATTCAGGGCGAGATGCAGCAAAAACTCGACCTGTCGGCCCACATCCGGTTTCTGCGGGCACTCAACAACGGGGGCGAAGTGGCGGCCATAGTATCGGAAGAAGAGCCGGAAATCATTCATACCGATCACCCCGACGGTAAATACGTGGTGGCCCTCGACCCACTCGATGGTTCATCGAATTTTGATACCAACGTATCGGTCGGTACTATTTTTTCGGTTTATCGACGGATAACTCCCATCGGTACGCTGCCTACCGAAGCTGATTTTTTGCAGGGCGGACGGCGGCAGGTAGCGGCAGGCTACGTACTCTACGGCCCATCGACCATGCTGGTGTTTACGACTGGCAACGGCGTTAACGGGTTCACGTATGACCCGTCGCTGGGCGAATTTATGCTGTCGCACCCGCAGCTACAGTGTCCGTCTGATGGTACGGTGTATTCCTGCAACGATGGCTATCTGGCGCAGTATGACGAAGCCGTACAACAGTATATCGATCAATGCCGTGAGCGGGGCTATTCGGCCCGGTATATCGGCGCGTTTGTAGCTGATTTTCACCGCAACCTGCTCAAGGGCGGCATCTATCTGTACCCCGGCACCCTGACACAGCCCGCCGGAAAAATCCGGCTGTTATATGAAGCTTTCCCGATGGCCTGGTTAGCCGAACAGGCCAACGGTCGAGCTGAAACCGGGGCCGGGCCGGTGCTAAATGTTCGGCCCGATGCGCTGCATGGCCGGACACCCATTTTTGCAGGATCAGCGCAGTTAGTCGCCGACGTTGTGCAACTATTTACGGATAGTTTTGCACTAAGCACAGAACAGGTTTAA
- a CDS encoding EamA family transporter: MQAATSTPVPNRTTLWLALVTVYILWGSTYLFVHFMTERMPPLYMASLRFLTAGVLLYSYARLTGATRPSLVNWRGTGILGILLLSIANGAVTMALHYLPTGLTALLVAMLPVYVLTFNWLFFARTRPTTMALLGSLLGLLGVVILFQPGRIILPGGTHALLIGFALTTVANAAWALGTLLTPRLQTPASPVLSSGMQMLAGGGVMFTFALLTEPVSLFSILQAPPKAFYSLAYLVVFGSIIGFSSFAWLARNAPPALASTYAYVNPIVAMLLGAFFANEVISSQSLIGASVIIAGVVLITMGKK; the protein is encoded by the coding sequence ATGCAAGCTGCCACGTCTACGCCTGTTCCAAATCGCACAACCCTCTGGCTCGCCCTCGTTACTGTTTACATTCTCTGGGGGTCGACCTATTTGTTTGTGCATTTCATGACCGAACGGATGCCACCCTTGTATATGGCAAGCCTTCGGTTTCTGACGGCAGGGGTTTTGCTGTATTCGTATGCACGGCTGACCGGCGCAACACGGCCTTCGCTGGTAAACTGGCGCGGTACGGGCATATTGGGCATATTATTGCTCAGCATTGCCAACGGAGCCGTAACAATGGCACTCCATTACCTGCCCACCGGCCTGACAGCCTTACTGGTAGCCATGTTGCCCGTGTACGTACTGACATTTAACTGGCTGTTTTTCGCCCGCACCCGCCCCACTACTATGGCACTACTGGGGTCTTTATTGGGATTGCTTGGTGTTGTGATTCTGTTTCAGCCGGGGCGTATCATTCTGCCCGGTGGCACCCACGCGCTGCTCATTGGTTTCGCCCTGACCACAGTGGCAAACGCTGCCTGGGCACTCGGTACACTGTTGACGCCCCGCTTACAAACGCCCGCGTCGCCCGTGCTGTCGAGTGGAATGCAGATGCTCGCGGGCGGGGGCGTAATGTTTACATTTGCCCTGCTGACGGAGCCGGTTTCGCTGTTCAGCATTTTGCAGGCACCGCCGAAAGCTTTTTATTCGCTGGCCTATTTAGTTGTTTTTGGGTCTATTATCGGCTTTTCATCATTTGCGTGGCTGGCCCGCAATGCACCTCCGGCTTTAGCCTCAACCTACGCCTACGTCAATCCTATTGTGGCGATGCTGCTCGGTGCGTTCTTCGCCAACGAAGTTATCTCATCGCAATCACTCATCGGAGCCTCCGTCATCATCGCGGGCGTGGTGCTGATTACGATGGGAAAAAAATAG
- the pckA gene encoding phosphoenolpyruvate carboxykinase (ATP), which translates to MEATFAPQSIVRKSVQTPIPGWVHRNLSPDNLVKEILANGEGVLADNGAVVCQTGKFTGRTPKDRYIVRDELTDSTVDWGDVNQPFDSDAFDSLHERMLAHLVDRKVYVRDALAGALPAYGLRLRVVTTLAWHNLFSYNMFLRPEAGERVDGPADFTIICDPDFQARPGLARPIQAGPVADGTRNANFTILNLSKGIILIGGTGYAGEIKKAVFSALNFILPTQFDILPMHCAANVGTADRNGERDTALFFGLSGTGKTTLSADPMRQLIGDDEHGWADEGESTPGESTPGESTLGVFNFEGGCYAKVINLSRENEPQIFDAIRPGAILENTRFLPDTNTVNYADGSVTENTRCSYPLSHVRNAVTPSIGAAPKHIFFLSADAFGVLPPIAKLTPQQALDFFLLGYTAKIAGTEQGVSSPTATFSPCFGAAFLPLPARRYASLLKERIEQHGTQVWLINTGWKGGGFGIGKRMALPHTRAMIQAALTGALDTVPFQQHAEFGLAIPKRCPGVPTELLNPIDTWEYKGMYTAAAKRLANAFAEKLKEI; encoded by the coding sequence ATGGAAGCTACGTTTGCCCCTCAATCAATCGTCAGGAAGTCTGTTCAAACGCCCATTCCGGGTTGGGTTCACCGCAATCTGTCGCCCGATAATCTGGTGAAAGAAATCCTCGCCAATGGCGAAGGCGTTTTAGCCGACAATGGTGCAGTGGTCTGTCAGACCGGTAAGTTCACGGGCCGCACGCCCAAAGACCGGTATATTGTACGCGATGAACTGACCGACTCGACGGTTGACTGGGGCGACGTAAATCAGCCGTTCGACTCCGACGCGTTCGATAGTCTGCACGAGCGGATGCTGGCTCATTTGGTTGATCGCAAAGTGTATGTGCGCGACGCGCTGGCTGGTGCCTTACCTGCCTACGGCCTTCGGTTACGCGTGGTAACAACACTGGCCTGGCACAACCTGTTCAGCTACAATATGTTTCTGCGGCCAGAAGCGGGTGAACGCGTAGACGGCCCGGCTGATTTCACCATCATCTGCGACCCCGATTTTCAGGCCCGGCCTGGATTGGCCCGGCCAATCCAGGCCGGGCCCGTTGCCGATGGCACCCGCAACGCCAACTTTACGATTCTGAATCTGTCGAAAGGCATTATCCTGATTGGTGGTACAGGCTACGCGGGCGAAATCAAAAAAGCTGTTTTCTCGGCGTTGAACTTCATACTGCCCACCCAGTTTGACATACTGCCAATGCACTGCGCGGCCAACGTTGGCACGGCTGATCGCAACGGCGAACGGGACACGGCTCTGTTCTTCGGCCTGTCGGGAACGGGCAAGACTACGCTCTCTGCCGACCCTATGCGCCAACTTATCGGCGACGACGAACACGGCTGGGCCGATGAGGGCGAATCCACGCCGGGCGAATCCACGCCGGGCGAATCCACGCTGGGAGTTTTTAATTTTGAAGGTGGTTGCTATGCCAAAGTCATTAACCTGAGCCGTGAAAACGAACCGCAGATTTTCGACGCCATCCGACCCGGTGCCATTCTGGAGAATACGCGTTTCCTGCCCGATACCAATACGGTCAACTACGCCGATGGATCGGTAACGGAAAATACGCGCTGCTCGTACCCGCTCAGCCATGTTCGTAATGCCGTGACACCCTCGATTGGTGCGGCTCCCAAACATATCTTCTTTCTGTCTGCCGATGCGTTTGGTGTGTTGCCGCCCATCGCTAAACTCACTCCGCAGCAGGCTCTCGATTTCTTCCTGTTGGGTTATACGGCCAAAATAGCCGGAACTGAACAGGGTGTCAGCAGCCCCACGGCCACGTTCTCGCCTTGCTTTGGTGCGGCTTTTCTGCCCCTGCCCGCCCGACGTTATGCCTCATTGCTGAAAGAACGGATCGAACAGCACGGCACGCAGGTCTGGCTCATCAACACTGGCTGGAAAGGGGGTGGTTTTGGTATTGGCAAACGCATGGCCCTGCCCCACACCCGCGCTATGATTCAGGCCGCGCTGACTGGCGCACTCGATACCGTACCCTTCCAGCAACACGCCGAATTTGGTCTTGCCATTCCCAAACGCTGCCCCGGCGTTCCAACTGAACTGCTCAACCCCATCGACACCTGGGAGTACAAGGGCATGTACACAGCCGCTGCCAAACGCTTAGCCAACGCCTTCGCCGAAAAGTTGAAAGAAATATAA
- a CDS encoding HAD family hydrolase, whose translation MQSIDLVVFDMAGTTVTDQHEVERCFAEAAAQTGLFVTAERILAMQGLAKRYVFETLWKEQLGELHTDVTRQTDVSYAAFKGILENHYQTQGATPTEGCLETFAWLRERGIAMALTTGFYRVVTDIILEKLGWLNGLNEQRMGGPDSLIQLSIASDEVERGRPYPHMIERAMHLLGVSNPKAVVNIGDTPSDLLSGRAAGVGLNLGVTNGTHSRDQLDAYPHDLLIGSLAELPSVISQQLTANSSLYAV comes from the coding sequence ATGCAATCGATTGACTTAGTGGTATTTGACATGGCCGGCACGACCGTGACCGACCAGCATGAGGTAGAGCGGTGCTTCGCGGAAGCAGCCGCCCAAACGGGCCTGTTCGTTACAGCCGAACGGATTCTGGCAATGCAGGGACTCGCCAAACGCTACGTGTTTGAAACGCTCTGGAAAGAACAACTCGGCGAACTGCACACTGACGTGACGCGGCAAACCGACGTGTCGTATGCGGCTTTCAAAGGTATTCTGGAAAATCACTACCAGACACAGGGAGCCACGCCCACCGAAGGATGTCTCGAAACCTTTGCCTGGCTGCGTGAGCGGGGTATTGCCATGGCGCTCACAACGGGCTTCTACCGGGTTGTGACCGACATTATCCTGGAAAAACTCGGTTGGCTCAATGGCCTGAATGAGCAGCGTATGGGTGGCCCCGACAGCCTGATTCAGCTTTCTATCGCCAGCGACGAAGTAGAGCGCGGACGCCCCTACCCGCATATGATTGAGCGGGCCATGCACCTGCTCGGCGTATCGAACCCCAAAGCCGTGGTTAATATTGGCGATACACCCTCCGACCTGCTCAGTGGCCGGGCAGCGGGCGTAGGGCTTAACCTCGGCGTTACCAACGGCACCCACTCCCGCGACCAGCTCGATGCCTACCCGCACGACCTGCTGATTGGCTCACTGGCTGAACTGCCTTCAGTTATCAGTCAGCAGCTAACCGCCAACAGTTCTCTTTATGCTGTATAA
- a CDS encoding TIGR03364 family FAD-dependent oxidoreductase: MFDLIIIGAGALGTFHAYHAAKAGQRVLLLEKDQYPVGATVRNFGQVVPSGLAGRWFELGRRSLEIYADIQRQTDISIRANGTVYIASDTDEWQLANELYDHYQRIGYACELLSKAQCLEKYPALRPSYPVGALFFPQELSVEPEQMIHRLLLFVQRKYGVDYRPGSVVVDAQSNHDGATVTLANRQRFQAGRVLICSGHEVRLLFPDVLTEAGLIVSKLQMVMAEPVKDVSLPGNILTGLSIRRYESFQQCPSYASLPVPEHLLELKKWGIHILFKQAVDGSFIVGDSHEYADATRAEDLGYHTQEYINNLMLTEARRIVTFPLTVRKAWAGFYSQTPAEIFEHDVDDHIRIITGIGGKGMSSSAGYAEQSVRALLGVARL, from the coding sequence ATGTTCGATCTTATCATCATCGGCGCGGGTGCGCTCGGTACGTTTCATGCCTATCATGCTGCCAAAGCCGGGCAGCGGGTACTCCTGCTCGAAAAAGATCAGTATCCGGTAGGGGCTACAGTGCGTAATTTCGGGCAGGTAGTGCCGTCGGGGCTGGCGGGCCGGTGGTTCGAGTTGGGGCGTCGGAGCCTGGAAATCTACGCCGATATTCAACGCCAGACCGACATCAGCATCCGGGCCAATGGTACGGTGTACATCGCGTCGGACACGGACGAGTGGCAGCTTGCCAACGAATTATACGATCACTATCAGCGCATTGGCTATGCGTGCGAACTGCTCAGCAAAGCGCAGTGTCTGGAAAAATACCCGGCTCTACGACCCAGTTACCCGGTCGGCGCACTGTTTTTCCCGCAGGAACTCAGCGTGGAGCCGGAGCAGATGATCCACCGGCTACTGCTGTTTGTGCAGCGCAAATACGGCGTCGATTACCGGCCCGGCTCGGTGGTGGTCGATGCCCAATCGAACCACGACGGGGCCACCGTGACGCTAGCGAACCGGCAGCGGTTCCAGGCCGGGCGGGTGCTGATTTGCTCGGGCCACGAAGTACGGCTGCTCTTCCCCGACGTATTGACCGAAGCCGGGCTGATTGTCAGCAAATTGCAGATGGTGATGGCTGAGCCGGTAAAAGACGTTTCCTTACCGGGCAATATCCTGACGGGCCTATCTATACGTCGGTACGAATCGTTTCAGCAATGCCCGTCTTATGCCAGTTTGCCCGTTCCTGAACACCTGCTGGAACTCAAGAAATGGGGCATTCACATTTTGTTCAAACAGGCTGTAGACGGGTCGTTCATCGTGGGCGACTCGCACGAGTACGCTGACGCTACGCGGGCCGAAGACCTGGGCTATCACACACAGGAGTACATCAACAACCTGATGCTGACCGAGGCCCGGCGCATCGTCACGTTTCCGCTCACGGTCCGCAAAGCCTGGGCTGGTTTTTACAGCCAAACACCCGCCGAAATTTTCGAGCATGACGTTGACGACCACATTCGCATCATCACCGGCATTGGCGGCAAAGGCATGAGTTCGAGCGCGGGCTATGCCGAGCAGAGCGTGCGGGCGTTGCTGGGCGTGGCAAGGCTCTAA
- a CDS encoding enoyl-CoA hydratase/isomerase family protein: protein MFENLLYEIDKGVCRITLNRPQVYNALSPGLIRDITAAIEAAGADESVRVVVLTGAGDKAFCSGADLKEGFANAATSEGQMNLGESLRNGYHPMIRAIRNLPKPVVGRVNGAAAGAGCSLALACDVVICADEAYFSQIFINIGLMPDAGSTFFLPRLVGSQKAFELCSTGRRVYGPEAAQMGLAGRSVPTAELDAVVAEVVSYYAAAPTRAIGAMKKVLNQSLYSGLDHQLEQEAENQDALGRSADTAEGIGAFLMKRRPNFLGR from the coding sequence ATGTTCGAGAATCTTCTGTATGAAATAGACAAGGGTGTTTGCCGGATTACGCTCAATCGCCCGCAGGTTTACAATGCGCTAAGCCCCGGTCTGATTCGGGACATTACAGCCGCTATCGAAGCGGCTGGTGCCGACGAGAGCGTGCGCGTAGTGGTGCTGACGGGTGCGGGCGATAAAGCCTTCTGCTCCGGGGCCGACCTGAAAGAAGGCTTTGCGAACGCTGCCACATCTGAAGGACAAATGAACCTCGGCGAATCGCTGCGGAATGGGTATCACCCTATGATTCGGGCGATTCGGAATCTGCCGAAGCCCGTGGTGGGGCGTGTAAATGGCGCGGCTGCGGGGGCGGGGTGTTCGCTCGCGCTGGCCTGCGACGTAGTTATCTGCGCTGATGAAGCCTACTTCAGTCAGATTTTCATCAATATCGGTCTTATGCCGGATGCTGGTTCCACGTTTTTTCTACCCCGGCTGGTGGGTTCGCAGAAAGCGTTTGAGTTGTGCAGCACGGGTCGGCGGGTCTATGGCCCCGAAGCGGCTCAGATGGGTCTGGCGGGCCGGTCGGTGCCAACGGCTGAATTAGACGCTGTTGTGGCCGAAGTCGTAAGTTATTACGCTGCTGCGCCCACCCGTGCCATTGGGGCCATGAAAAAAGTTTTGAATCAATCGTTATACTCGGGCCTTGACCATCAGTTGGAGCAGGAGGCTGAAAATCAAGATGCTTTAGGTCGCTCGGCAGACACGGCGGAGGGTATCGGAGCGTTTCTGATGAAGCGCAGGCCAAATTTTTTAGGCCGATAA
- a CDS encoding nicotinate phosphoribosyltransferase, protein MTNKLYDTSLSLLTDLYQVTMAYGYWKSGTAEKESVFNLYFRRNPFGGGFTVACGLTNAIGYLNQFGFSKKDIRYLTTLTGNDGKPLFEEAFIDYLANLKLTLDVEAIPEGTVVFPNEPLLRVRGPILQCQLVETPLLNLINFETLIATKAARLRLVAEQDTLLEFGLRRAQGIDGGMTASRAAYIGGCDATSNVLAGKLYGIPVRGTHAHSWVMSFDTEQQAFDTYASVLPNNVTLLVDTYDTLEGVRHAIETGRKLRERGHKLAGIRLDSGDLAYLSIAARQLLDDAGFQDTAIVASNDLDETIINSLKQQGARIDTWGVGTKLVTAFDQPALGGVYKLAALRDNQTGQWKYKMKLSEQAIKISTPGIQQVRRFRDERGFLADMIYDVEQNGHDRSVTMIDPLDFTKRRRFDANCAYEDLLVPVFRNGQCVYEKPDIHSIRARVQAQLANLHPGVKRFVNPHLYPVGLEKTLHELKTALILQLREEKSERARG, encoded by the coding sequence ATGACCAACAAATTATACGATACCTCGCTAAGTCTGCTTACCGACCTTTATCAGGTCACGATGGCCTACGGGTACTGGAAATCCGGGACCGCCGAAAAAGAGTCCGTCTTCAATCTGTATTTTCGCAGAAATCCGTTTGGTGGCGGCTTTACGGTGGCTTGCGGCCTAACTAACGCCATTGGCTACCTGAATCAGTTTGGCTTTTCAAAAAAAGACATTCGTTATCTCACAACTCTCACCGGCAACGATGGCAAACCGCTCTTCGAGGAAGCGTTTATTGACTATTTAGCCAATCTGAAACTGACCCTCGACGTAGAGGCCATTCCCGAAGGAACCGTAGTGTTTCCCAACGAGCCGCTGCTGCGGGTGCGCGGGCCGATTCTACAATGTCAGTTGGTTGAAACGCCCCTGCTTAACCTGATTAATTTCGAGACGCTGATTGCCACCAAAGCGGCCCGGCTGCGGCTCGTAGCCGAGCAGGATACGCTGCTGGAGTTTGGTTTGCGCCGGGCGCAGGGCATCGACGGGGGCATGACGGCCAGCCGGGCGGCTTATATCGGCGGCTGCGATGCTACGTCGAATGTGCTGGCCGGTAAACTCTACGGCATTCCGGTACGCGGCACGCATGCACACAGTTGGGTGATGTCGTTCGATACCGAGCAGCAGGCGTTTGATACGTATGCCAGCGTGCTGCCCAACAACGTAACGCTGCTGGTAGATACCTACGACACGCTTGAGGGCGTTCGGCACGCCATTGAAACAGGTCGCAAACTGCGCGAACGCGGCCACAAACTGGCTGGTATCCGGCTCGATTCGGGCGATTTGGCTTACCTGAGCATCGCAGCCCGGCAATTGCTCGACGACGCCGGTTTTCAGGACACCGCGATTGTTGCCAGCAACGATTTAGACGAAACTATTATCAACAGCCTGAAACAGCAAGGGGCCAGAATTGATACGTGGGGCGTTGGTACCAAGCTCGTTACGGCCTTCGATCAGCCCGCGCTGGGGGGTGTTTACAAACTGGCTGCCCTGCGCGATAATCAAACAGGTCAGTGGAAGTACAAGATGAAACTCTCTGAGCAGGCCATTAAAATCTCCACGCCCGGTATTCAGCAGGTGCGCCGGTTTCGGGACGAGCGCGGCTTTCTGGCCGATATGATCTACGACGTGGAGCAAAACGGCCACGACCGTTCGGTAACAATGATCGACCCGCTTGATTTCACCAAACGCCGACGCTTCGACGCGAACTGTGCCTATGAAGACCTGCTCGTGCCAGTATTTCGGAACGGGCAGTGCGTGTACGAAAAACCCGACATTCATAGCATCCGGGCGCGGGTTCAGGCACAGTTAGCCAACCTTCACCCCGGCGTTAAACGGTTTGTAAATCCGCATCTGTACCCGGTTGGGCTGGAGAAAACCCTACACGAGTTGAAGACAGCACTAATTTTACAGTTGCGGGAAGAAAAGAGTGAAAGGGCGAGAGGTTGA